A segment of the Terriglobales bacterium genome:
GTAGGCGATTTCGTTCACCCGGAAATCGGCCTTGGCCAGTGCCAAGGCCAGCGCAACGCCGACATTGCCTGCGCCCACGATCGTGATGGACGGCTTCTTACTCATTTCCGGATAGGAATTGTAATCGGGTACTTTCTAATCGGGTAATCTGAAAGCCTCCACGCCAACGGCTTTTGCGTGACCACCAACTGCTGTATTTGGACGAGATGGGGCACCCCTCCCCCTCCCCCCCGGTTTTGCCTTCATATAACAAAACAAAGCAGTTACGCGAGCGTCGGGCTCTACATATATGATTCTAAAGGATTTATAAGTCCTTTGTTTTCATATATGGAGAATCTGTATATGAAAGCAAAGGAGTTAGACAGCGCATATATGAAAACAAAGGGCTTACCAGCTCATCGGTTCCTCAGTTCGTCAGCTTTTCGGTAAGGCAAGTCGTTAGTCCTTAGTCGTTGGTCGTCGGCAAAGACGAAAGGTGGTGAGACGGAAAGTTCGTCTTCACCACCTACATTTTCAGGATAGCAATTTGGGTGGGGGCATTATCATGCCAAGGTTTTGAAATTTATTTTGCGAGTGTTTTCAAGATGTTGCGGGGAAAAGGGCGTCGTGACCCCCTTGACATCACTTACGGGTGGTTGTGCCAATTTGGGAATACCGGCAGGGTTAGGCCCCGGGTAGACTGCGTTTGGTGACTTACGCCAACAACAGTTCGAATCAACTGCTTTCGACGCCTCTGGCGACATTCACCTACGACCAGAACGGCAACATCCTCAGCAAGAATAACTCTTATGGCCTGGCGACATACGCCTGGGATTATGAAAACCGTCTGACGAGCGCGACCACACAAAACGGAGTGATCACGTTCAAGTACGACCCGTTCGGGCGCAGGATCCAGAAGAGCAGCGCGAGCGGGACGACGATCTACGTTTACGACGGGGCAAACGCGGTCGAAGAACTCGACGGGGCCGGAGTGGTGACGGCGCGTTTTGTGCAGGGTGCCGGGATTGACGAGCCGTTGGCGCAGAGCAGATCTGGGCTCAATTTCTATCATGCGGACGGGCTCGGATCGGTCACCTCGATGACAGATGGGGCGGGGTTGCCGAGCGCGACGTATGTCTATGGAGCGTTTG
Coding sequences within it:
- a CDS encoding RHS repeat-associated core domain-containing protein, which produces MTYANNSSNQLLSTPLATFTYDQNGNILSKNNSYGLATYAWDYENRLTSATTQNGVITFKYDPFGRRIQKSSASGTTIYVYDGANAVEELDGAGVVTARFVQGAGIDEPLAQSRSGLNFYHADGLGSVTSMTDGAGLPSATYVYGAFGTLASSSGTVANPYRYTAREYDPETGLYYYRARYYDPTIGRFLSEDLM